GTCATATGAAAGAACTTTACACCACCGAATTACCATttcattcattacatttctatgacTGCAACAACCAACAGTTGTTCTTTATTTTAAACCCAAAGTTACAAGCTAACTGTCAATGATGGAAAAAATAATGTCCCATTCAACTTTTCCATCATTCAAATTCAGTCATGAAAATGTAATAGAAAAGGCTGTGAAACAAAATACCCTCCAACATAAGGAATTGTACCTTATCCAAGACTATGCAGGATTTTCAGCTGGCACTGGACTACTAGTAACCGCAAGGGACACGGATGAGTCCATTAATGAGTCCATTACCCCAAAAGCTGGgtagaggggctcagtgaatgtggCCTGGAATGTGTACAGGTGGGTCATGGTGTCAGAGGAGACACTGTAGACGGACAGAGTGCCAtctggccagtccagatacactcctactcttTGGGGATCAGGTCTGGTGGTTGGGTAAAGAATATGATTCTCTTTATTATTGTGGCGGGCAAGGTAACGGTTCTTTTCTTCGAAGAACATACACCAAGACCTGTCATTGGCTCCCAGCTTACAATCTGTTGCCTTTCCCCACCTGCTAATACATTTATATGCCACTCCTATGTCACAATTCCCAATGAAATCTGCCTCCCAGTAATGCCGTTTGGTCAGAGGCGCTCTACACAGCACCTGTGGCATTTCCTCAAATCTCTGTGGGTTATCAGGATATGTCTGTTCTTCATCCACCCATGTTAGCTTTCTGTTTTCTTCAATCAGTGAGAAAAAATTGTTTGCTGTGTTTGGGTCCAGAGTGACTTCAGTGGCATCTGGAGAAGCAAGAGAAGTCAAAGGAGAGAGAATCTTATCATAACCAGTGGGTCAATAGCAGTTGTATTGAATTGCAATATCATTAGCAAAGACACTTACACTTCTTAAGCAGCTCCGGTTTAAACCACAAATCTATTTCAAATATATTGTAATTCTAGgtaatatttcatagaaatctggagaGAGTGGGACCCAAGACAAGTTTTGCACATTTAGCATACTTGAGTTTAtccagcacacagccatgacagcgcaggggtggcttcgggacaagtctgaatgtccttgagtgggccagccagaccccggacttgaacccaagctaacatctctggagagacctgaaaatagctgtgcatcaacgctccccatccaacctgacaaaggttgagaggatctgcagagaagaatgggagaaactccccaaatacagatgggtcgagcttgtagtgtcatacccaggcccttctccccctattgctcagtttatccgggcagccagctctagaaagagtcttggtggttccaaacttcttcaattgaagaatgatggaggccactgtgttcttggggaccttcaatgctgcatacattttttggtacccttccccagatctatgcctcaacacaatcctgtctcggagctctacggacaattccttcgatctcatggcttggtttttactgtGGCATGCACAGTCAACTGGGGGACctcatagacaggtgtgtgcctttccaaatcatgtccaatcaattgaatttaccaaaggtggactccaatcaagtcgtagaaatgtctcaaggatgatcaagggaaacgggatgtacctgagctcaatttcgagtctcatagcaaagggtctgaatacttatgtaaataaggcatttctgttgtttaaaaaaaacttattctaaaaacctgttttcgctttgtcattatggggtattgtgtgtagattttttatttatttaatacattttagaataaggctgtaacataacaaaatgtggaaaaagttaaggggtctgaatactttccggaggCACTGTATAACACAAGTTTTAAAAAGTATTATTGTGAATATTATATTTCTGTAAATGTAGGCATCTCTTCCTTTGTCCCCATGTATTTCCCACCTCAGTatctccagtttacagtgtggatttcccagtccagcagagagcatcTTCATTCCTGAATCCTGTAGATCATTGCTACTTACGTCCAGCTCTCTCAGGGGAGAGGAGTTTGAGCCGAGAACTGAGCCCAACGTGTAACAACATGTTTCTATCAGAGAACACCGACTCATCCTAAATGAGAAATGATGATACATAAAGACATAACACAAGATATAACAAGATATTAACAGGTTATGTAAAAAAAAGTGAGAACAAAATCACAATCATTCTGCAGACCTCAGtttctccagtttacagtgtggATCCTCCAGCCTAGCAGAAAGCAACACAATGCCTGAATCATTCAGTCTGTTGAAACTCAGGTCCAGGTGTTTTAAGGCCCAACCGGTAACTTCTGTGCCCCCTGTggtaatacaataaaatacaaaaatgattAAGGATGAAAACTAAACTACACAACGACACAAAAAGCAATCAAAGGCCAATGTATGGCAACCATTGCACAGTTCACAAGGCATGCATCAGGCAATACTTTCGACACAAAATTCAACTTACAGATTGCGGCTGTAGGTGGTGAGCTCACTGGCATTAGAGCAGTAATCATAGACGTACAAGACGTTTCTGTGAATTTACAGCTTGAGAGTCTACAAAGAAAGAGACATCAAGTGATTAAATACAGGTCGTCTTACTCTATTGTTGATTTATTTCAGCAAAGAAAGCATCTGTGTGAAGTGAACATGAACACAAAGCATGTACACATTTAATGACATGCTTTCATTACTGGGCGTGTCCATTACGGTTTGATTTCTCAAAACATGGTCTCAGGGTAACAATTTGAAACTTTGTTGAACAGTTTGTTAGTCACTCTTTGGGTTGTTATCATGATATCCTATCTGGACCTCTCCAAAATAACTGACCTTAGTGTTTACAGTGTGGAGGTTTCAATCCAGCAAAGAATAACATCTCTTTGTCATGAAACGCAATATTACTCAGGTCCAGGTCTCTCAGGGGTGAGTCTGCAAACTGGAGAATGGAGGCCAACAATTCAAAGCACTGACTTGTGAGTACAATGCCAGACAATCTGCAAGAATAGAGAAAATACAACTCATATAACCTGTGATGTTATGTTACGTCAGGGTCTCTTAAACACTGTATTGTGAATTATTTGGATTTTCCAGGTAAGCCATTGAGAAATT
This is a stretch of genomic DNA from Oncorhynchus clarkii lewisi isolate Uvic-CL-2024 chromosome 17, UVic_Ocla_1.0, whole genome shotgun sequence. It encodes these proteins:
- the LOC139369427 gene encoding neoverrucotoxin subunit alpha-like, which gives rise to MITALMPVSSPPTAAIWGTEVTGWALKHLDLSFNRLNDSGIVLLSARLEDPHCKLEKLRMSRCSLIETCCYTLGSVLGSNSSPLRELDNYNIFEIDLWFKPELLKKYATEVTLDPNTANNFFSLIEENRKLTWVDEEQTYPDNPQRFEEMPQVLCRAPLTKRHYWEADFIGNCDIGVAYKCISRWGKATDCKLGANDRSWCMFFEEKNRYLARHNNKENHILYPTTRPDPQRVGVYLDWPDGTLSVYSVSSDTMTHLYTFQATFTEPLYPAFGVMDSLMDSSVSLAVTSSPVPAENPA